One Rosa chinensis cultivar Old Blush chromosome 5, RchiOBHm-V2, whole genome shotgun sequence genomic region harbors:
- the LOC112202687 gene encoding peroxisomal (S)-2-hydroxy-acid oxidase GLO3-like, with the protein MREIKVQKLVFNISVGESGDCLTKAAKVFGATQWPDPCFLQSSENVKFATEWVKGKQMEEVLTIKNTHCPLANSSIEEVASTGPALPINIVLIVQVFKDRNLVTRLIRRAKRAGYKEIVLTADTPRLGRRDADIKNRFTMPPSLTLKNFENLDLGKIDETNDSGLASYVAGLFARSLSWKGSVIRFSVLKAPGMDVLRISMSPPQEIADGVSIWEWSGAALDEGADASKWFSDYLGKPNRLVRFNAGTVSCGTFKRVRH; encoded by the exons ATGAGGGAAATCAAGGTCCAGAAGCTCGTCTTCAACATCTCCGTCGGCGAGAGCGGCGATTGTCTCACCAAGGCCGCCAAGGTCTTTGGAGCAACTCAGTGGCCAGACCCCTGTTTTCTCCAAAG CTCG GAGAATGTGAAGTTTG CTACTGAATGGGTGAAGGGGAAGCAAATGGAGGAGGTCCTAACTATTAAGAACAC ACACTGTCCATTGGCTAATTCCAGCATTGAAGAAGTTGCCTCAACAGGACCTG CCTTACCAATTAATATTGTGCTTATTGTTCAAGTGTTCAAAGACAGGAATCTGGTTACACGGCTTATCAGAAGGGCTAAGAGGGCTGGTTACAAGGAAATAGTCCTCACTGCTGACACTCCAAGGCTCGGGCGCAGGGACGCTGATATCAAGAACAG GTTTACTATGCCACCAAGTTTGACATTGAAAAACTTCGAAAATTTGGATCTTGGAAAGATTGATGAG accAATGATTCTGGATTAGCATCATATGTTGCTGGACTATTTGCCCGCTCTCTCAGCTGGAAG GGATCTGTCATTCGCTTTTCAGTATTAAAAGCACCTGGCATGGATGTACTGAGGATTTCTATGAGTCCACCACAAGAAATAGCAGATGGAGTTTCAATATGGGAATGGTCTGGTGCTGCCTTAGATGAGGGAGCTGATGCATCAAAATGGTTTTCGGACTATCTTGGGAAACCTAATCGACTTGTTCGCTTTAATGCAGGTACAGTTTCATGTGGTACTTTCAAAAGAGTCAGGCACTGA